A portion of the Bosea sp. NBC_00550 genome contains these proteins:
- a CDS encoding MBL fold metallo-hydrolase, whose product MTYHGTNTYLIETSDGSVVIDPGPDDDGHLDDVIAATHGAVSAILLSHTHSDHLGATSSLKVRTGAPTFAFHRPADPSFEPDVLIQDGDAVAGMIAIHTPGHASDHLCFARPDGVVFSADHVMSWSSSIVSPPDGNMAAYCNSLRVMLSREDRLYLPGHGPALPNPQPYVADLLKRRIQREEEIFAALGDGPTTAWDLMDRLYSKTDLWLRRAAERNVLAHLDKLHSEALVEQIGDRWQIRRAV is encoded by the coding sequence ATGACCTATCACGGAACCAACACCTATCTCATCGAGACCAGCGACGGGTCTGTCGTTATCGACCCCGGTCCGGATGATGATGGACACCTCGACGACGTGATCGCCGCGACGCATGGAGCGGTATCCGCGATCCTCCTCAGCCACACCCATTCGGATCATCTTGGCGCCACGTCCTCGTTGAAGGTTCGCACGGGAGCGCCCACCTTCGCCTTCCATCGACCGGCTGACCCCTCCTTCGAGCCCGACGTGCTGATCCAGGATGGCGATGCCGTGGCCGGAATGATCGCGATCCACACGCCGGGGCATGCGAGCGATCACCTGTGCTTCGCTAGACCGGACGGAGTCGTCTTCAGCGCCGATCACGTCATGTCGTGGTCGAGCAGCATCGTCTCGCCGCCGGACGGCAATATGGCCGCCTATTGCAACAGCCTTCGCGTGATGCTGTCGCGTGAAGATCGGCTGTACCTCCCTGGGCATGGCCCGGCCTTGCCGAACCCGCAGCCCTATGTCGCCGATTTGCTCAAGCGGAGAATTCAGCGTGAGGAGGAAATCTTCGCCGCCCTTGGGGATGGACCCACGACTGCGTGGGACCTGATGGATCGACTTTACTCAAAAACCGACCTGTGGCTGCGCCGGGCGGCCGAACGGAATGTCCTCGCCCATCTCGACAAGCTGCACTCGGAAGCT